The following are from one region of the Streptomyces changanensis genome:
- the secE gene encoding preprotein translocase subunit SecE, whose amino-acid sequence MTDAVGSIDMPDAEDEAPESKKKTRKGGKRAKRGPLGRLALFYRQIVAELRKVVWPTRNQLTTYTTVVIIFVVIMIGMVTAIDFGFQEAVKYVFG is encoded by the coding sequence GTGACGGACGCCGTAGGCTCCATCGACATGCCTGATGCTGAGGACGAAGCGCCGGAGTCCAAGAAGAAGACCCGCAAGGGCGGCAAGCGCGCCAAGAGGGGCCCGCTGGGCCGTCTCGCGCTCTTCTACCGTCAGATCGTCGCCGAGCTGCGCAAGGTCGTCTGGCCGACGCGGAACCAGCTGACCACGTACACGACGGTCGTCATCATCTTCGTCGTCATCATGATCGGTATGGTGACCGCCATCGACTTCGGCTTCCAGGAAGCAGTCAAGTACGTCTTCGGCTGA
- the nusG gene encoding transcription termination/antitermination protein NusG, translating to MSDPNLNESAQDELDVVEAADEDQAEAADAAVGEAPEDIDLLVEDDAVVAGEDEDAADVADLDTDADEDAGPVEDTDDLEVAEGAEAVEDEDAIEPADADDETDGAEAEPAAPVDAVAALREELRGLPGEWYVIHTYAGYEKRVKANLEQRAVSLNVEDFIYQAEVPEEEIVQIKNGERKNVKQNKLPGYVLVRMDLTNESWGVVRNTPGVTGFVGNAYDPYPLTLDEIVKMLAPEAEEKAAREAAEAEGKPAPARKVEVQVLDFEVGDSVTVTDGPFATLQATINEINADSKKVKGLVEIFGRETPVELSFDQIQKN from the coding sequence GTGTCTGACCCGAACCTGAACGAGTCCGCCCAGGACGAGCTCGACGTCGTCGAGGCGGCCGACGAGGACCAGGCGGAAGCTGCGGACGCCGCTGTCGGCGAGGCGCCCGAGGACATCGACCTCCTCGTCGAGGACGACGCCGTCGTGGCCGGCGAGGACGAGGACGCGGCGGACGTCGCCGACCTCGACACCGACGCCGATGAGGACGCCGGACCCGTCGAGGACACCGACGACCTCGAGGTCGCCGAGGGCGCCGAGGCCGTCGAGGACGAGGACGCCATCGAGCCGGCGGACGCCGACGACGAGACCGACGGGGCCGAGGCCGAGCCGGCCGCTCCCGTCGACGCGGTCGCCGCGCTCCGCGAGGAGCTGCGCGGCCTGCCCGGCGAGTGGTACGTCATCCACACCTACGCGGGCTACGAGAAGCGCGTGAAGGCCAACCTGGAGCAGCGCGCCGTCTCGCTCAACGTCGAGGACTTCATCTACCAGGCCGAGGTCCCCGAGGAAGAGATCGTCCAGATCAAGAACGGCGAGCGCAAGAACGTCAAGCAGAACAAGCTGCCCGGCTACGTGCTCGTCCGCATGGATCTGACGAACGAGTCGTGGGGCGTCGTGCGCAACACGCCGGGCGTCACCGGCTTCGTCGGCAACGCCTACGACCCGTACCCGCTGACCCTGGACGAGATCGTCAAGATGCTCGCCCCCGAGGCCGAGGAGAAGGCCGCCCGCGAGGCCGCCGAGGCCGAGGGCAAGCCGGCTCCGGCCCGCAAGGTCGAGGTCCAGGTGCTCGACTTCGAGGTCGGCGACTCCGTCACCGTCACCGACGGTCCGTTCGCGACGCTCCAGGCGACCATCAACGAGATCAACGCCGACTCGAAGAAGGTCAAGGGTCTCGTCGAGATCTTCGGCCGCGAGACGCCGGTCGAGCTGAGCTTCGACCAGATCCAGAAGAACTGA
- the rplK gene encoding 50S ribosomal protein L11, translating into MPPKKKKVTGLIKLQIQAGAANPAPPVGPALGQHGVNIMEFCKAYNAATESQRGWVIPVEITVYEDRSFTFITKTPPASRMILKAAGVEKGSGEPHKTKVAKLTSAQVREIATTKMPDLNANDLDAAEKIIAGTARSMGITVEG; encoded by the coding sequence ATGCCTCCCAAGAAGAAGAAGGTCACGGGGCTCATCAAGCTCCAGATCCAGGCCGGCGCGGCCAACCCGGCCCCGCCGGTCGGCCCCGCGCTGGGTCAGCACGGCGTCAACATCATGGAGTTCTGCAAGGCCTACAACGCCGCGACCGAGTCGCAGCGTGGCTGGGTCATCCCGGTGGAGATCACGGTCTACGAGGACCGCTCCTTCACCTTCATCACGAAGACGCCCCCGGCGTCGCGGATGATCCTCAAGGCCGCTGGTGTGGAGAAGGGCTCCGGCGAGCCGCACAAGACCAAGGTCGCCAAGCTCACGAGCGCCCAGGTCCGCGAGATCGCCACGACCAAGATGCCCGACCTGAACGCGAACGACCTGGACGCCGCGGAGAAGATCATCGCCGGCACCGCCCGTTCCATGGGCATCACGGTCGAGGGCTGA
- the rplA gene encoding 50S ribosomal protein L1, with protein MKRSKALRGADAKVDRERNYAPLEAVRLAKDTAATKFDGTVEVAFRLGVDPRKADQMVRGTVNLPHGTGKTARVLVFATGDRAAAAEAAGADIVGSDELIDEVAKGRLDFDAVVATPDLMGKVGRLGRVLGPRGLMPNPKTGTVTMDVAKAVTEIKGGKIEFRVDKHSNLHFIIGKVSFDETKLVENYAAALEEILRLKPSAAKGRYIKKATLSTTMGPGIPLDANRTRNLLVEEDPAAV; from the coding sequence GTGAAGCGCAGCAAGGCTCTCCGCGGCGCGGACGCCAAGGTCGACCGGGAGCGGAACTACGCCCCCCTCGAGGCCGTCCGTCTCGCCAAGGACACCGCCGCCACCAAGTTCGACGGCACCGTCGAGGTCGCCTTCCGCCTGGGCGTCGACCCGCGCAAGGCCGACCAGATGGTCCGTGGCACCGTGAACCTTCCGCACGGCACCGGTAAGACCGCCCGGGTCCTGGTCTTCGCGACCGGTGACCGTGCTGCGGCCGCGGAGGCCGCGGGCGCCGACATCGTCGGCTCCGACGAACTGATCGACGAGGTCGCGAAGGGCCGTCTGGACTTCGACGCCGTCGTCGCCACCCCGGACCTCATGGGCAAGGTCGGCCGCCTCGGCCGCGTTCTCGGCCCGCGTGGTCTGATGCCGAACCCGAAGACCGGCACCGTCACGATGGACGTCGCCAAGGCCGTCACCGAGATCAAGGGCGGCAAGATCGAGTTCCGCGTCGACAAGCACTCGAACCTGCACTTCATCATCGGCAAGGTCTCCTTCGACGAGACGAAGCTGGTCGAGAACTACGCGGCCGCGCTGGAGGAGATCCTCCGTCTGAAGCCGTCCGCCGCGAAGGGCCGCTACATCAAGAAGGCGACCCTCTCCACCACGATGGGCCCCGGCATCCCGCTGGACGCCAACCGCACCCGCA